A section of the Sedimentisphaera cyanobacteriorum genome encodes:
- a CDS encoding MalY/PatB family protein — protein sequence MKPDFDKVIDKSGTYALKEYKYRRSECLPMWVADMDFACPEQVLESVKQRAEHPILGYTLAKELDEIITERMDEFYGWKIQPEWIVYTAGVVSGINCSCRAAEKAGRAVVNTPIYPPFLSVPPFQGLSLEKNRLVFSGSKWEIDFEDLQQKLSAGSEALLVFCNPHNPTGRCFNRKELERAAEICLETGSIICSDEIHCELLLGESRHTPIASLGKDIEQNSITMMSPSKTFNLAGMMTGFAIIPNKAIRRRFAYAKENLSSHPNVFGIKTAKAAYQHGENWRKALLEYLTENRNLITERLEQYGIAPASPRPHISTGLTAQILAWKTRKDTSRDSALAFQTAYTLTPRAGLGLISPRPEVF from the coding sequence ATGAAACCGGATTTTGACAAAGTTATTGATAAATCCGGCACCTACGCGCTCAAAGAATATAAATACAGAAGAAGCGAGTGTCTGCCGATGTGGGTGGCGGATATGGATTTTGCATGCCCCGAGCAGGTGCTTGAATCGGTAAAGCAGAGGGCTGAACACCCAATTCTCGGATATACCCTTGCCAAAGAGCTGGACGAGATTATCACAGAAAGGATGGATGAATTTTACGGCTGGAAGATTCAGCCTGAATGGATTGTCTATACAGCAGGCGTTGTATCGGGGATAAACTGCTCCTGCCGAGCAGCGGAAAAAGCAGGCAGAGCCGTGGTGAATACACCGATTTACCCGCCATTCTTGAGCGTTCCGCCGTTTCAGGGGCTGAGCTTAGAAAAAAACCGGCTCGTTTTCAGCGGCAGCAAATGGGAGATAGACTTCGAAGACCTCCAGCAGAAGCTCTCAGCAGGCAGTGAAGCTCTTTTGGTTTTCTGCAATCCGCATAACCCCACAGGAAGATGTTTTAACCGAAAAGAGCTTGAAAGGGCAGCCGAGATTTGCCTCGAAACGGGCTCGATTATCTGCAGCGACGAGATACACTGCGAGCTTCTTCTTGGTGAAAGCAGGCATACACCCATTGCCTCGCTGGGAAAAGATATCGAACAGAATTCGATTACGATGATGTCTCCTTCTAAAACGTTCAACCTAGCGGGGATGATGACAGGATTTGCGATTATACCAAACAAAGCGATAAGGCGGAGATTCGCTTATGCCAAGGAAAACCTCTCATCTCATCCAAACGTATTTGGCATAAAGACAGCCAAAGCTGCATATCAGCATGGTGAAAACTGGCGTAAGGCCCTGCTTGAATATCTCACAGAAAACCGCAATCTAATCACCGAACGGCTTGAGCAGTACGGGATTGCCCCTGCGAGCCCGAGGCCACATATCTCTACTGGCTTGACTGCACAAATACTGGCTTGGAAAACCCGCAAAGACACTTCGAGAGATTCGGCGTTGGCCTTTCAGACGGCGTACACTTTGACGCCCCGGGCTGGGTTAGGCTTAATTTCGCCTCGCCCCGAAGTATTTTAG
- a CDS encoding sulfatase family protein encodes MKRRNFLKYALSSAVAAAAGGTLSKAASQDNSRPNVLLIMADDCTYNDLPIYGGQNALTPNINNLASQGLVFNKAYLSEAMCVPCRSELQSGLYPISNGASWNHSFCRPDIKTAPHYLDKLGYRAGLAGKRHIRPETAFPFEFLDGFDQNCVRNPTNPHDTKYIKRFMEDDSAPFYLTVALVEPHVPWVMGDASQYPNNEIKLPPNLADTPKTRTNFGKYLAEITYMDSQVGDVLQALEDTGKAENTLVLFTSEQGSQFPGNKWTNWDTGVHTGLIARWPGVTPAGKRTDAMVQYCDFLPTILDLGGANPNQFKFDGSSFLEVIKGNTDKHRDYVYGIHNNVPEGPPYPIRTVFDGQYRYIRNLSPDRIYIEKHLMGNMDYWHSWVSNCFNNEDMYELVERYTRRPAEQLYNTAEDPYELKNLAEDPKYATIKQRLSDRLDKWMAEENDPGAPIDTMEALEASRDLNHMY; translated from the coding sequence ATGAAACGAAGAAATTTTCTAAAGTACGCCCTGAGCTCTGCTGTCGCCGCTGCGGCGGGAGGGACGCTCAGCAAAGCGGCTTCGCAGGATAATTCTCGCCCGAATGTGCTTTTGATTATGGCCGACGACTGCACCTACAACGATCTGCCCATTTACGGCGGGCAAAATGCTCTAACGCCTAATATCAACAATCTTGCAAGCCAGGGGCTTGTGTTTAACAAAGCCTATCTCTCAGAGGCGATGTGCGTTCCGTGCCGGTCTGAGCTTCAAAGCGGGCTTTATCCGATAAGCAATGGGGCGAGCTGGAATCATTCTTTTTGCAGGCCGGATATAAAAACAGCTCCGCACTATCTCGACAAACTCGGCTATCGTGCGGGTCTTGCAGGCAAAAGGCATATCAGGCCGGAAACTGCCTTCCCGTTTGAATTCCTCGACGGCTTCGACCAAAACTGCGTTAGAAACCCCACCAACCCTCACGATACCAAGTATATCAAGCGTTTTATGGAAGATGATTCTGCCCCGTTCTATCTTACGGTAGCCCTTGTTGAGCCTCACGTTCCGTGGGTTATGGGCGATGCGAGCCAGTATCCGAATAACGAGATAAAGCTCCCGCCAAACCTTGCAGACACACCGAAAACACGTACGAATTTCGGCAAGTATCTCGCGGAAATAACATATATGGATTCGCAGGTGGGAGATGTTCTTCAAGCCCTTGAAGACACCGGCAAGGCAGAGAATACCCTTGTGCTCTTTACTTCCGAGCAGGGCTCGCAGTTCCCGGGGAACAAATGGACAAACTGGGATACCGGAGTGCATACAGGACTCATTGCCCGCTGGCCGGGAGTTACTCCGGCAGGCAAGCGGACAGATGCTATGGTGCAGTACTGTGATTTCCTGCCTACCATACTCGATCTGGGCGGCGCAAATCCGAATCAGTTTAAGTTTGACGGCAGCAGCTTTCTTGAGGTGATAAAAGGCAATACCGATAAACACCGCGATTATGTGTACGGGATTCACAACAACGTACCGGAAGGGCCTCCTTATCCTATCAGGACAGTCTTTGACGGGCAGTACAGATACATTCGGAATCTAAGCCCCGACAGAATATACATTGAAAAGCACCTGATGGGCAATATGGATTACTGGCATTCGTGGGTGTCTAACTGTTTCAATAATGAAGATATGTACGAGCTTGTGGAGAGATACACCCGCCGGCCCGCAGAACAGCTCTACAACACCGCTGAAGACCCGTACGAACTGAAAAACCTTGCAGAAGACCCCAAATACGCTACAATTAAGCAAAGGCTCAGCGACAGGCTTGATAAGTGGATGGCAGAGGAGAATGACCCGGGCGCTCCAATAGATACGATGGAGGCTCTGGAAGCCTCGAGAGACTTAAACCATATGTACTAA
- a CDS encoding sulfatase family protein — protein sequence MKRRDFVKYASAAAFSLGAGSLLEAAGHSEKPNFVFIMADDCTFRDIGCYGGDAHTPNIDRLAKQGMKMNSCFQAAPMCSPTRHNIYTGLYPVKSGAYPNHTCAKEGTKSIVHYLKPLGYRVALSGKRHIQPESVFPFEYSGKKHNPDMKAVDKMFSECTEKDTPFCLFACSNEPHTPWNKGDPSQYDPDKIVLPPYLPDTPIMRKRWVKYLAEITYYDDQVGHILDLLDKHKLSDNTMVMVVSEQGNSLPFAKWTCYEDGLGSIMIVRWPGKVKPGSESDAIVEYVDVTPTFIEAAGGNVPEVLDGRSMLNLLTGKTDKHKKYTFGLQTTRGIYYSKEPYPIRSVRDKRYRLIWNLMPDNEFQNMLTERPYPEFKSMMELAQKGDRHARHFTHKYQHRPEFELYDVVADPANINNLADNPGYEDTFKRLKAKLDEWMAQQGDKGIETELNAKKRQWKYVRKHKNQ from the coding sequence ATGAAACGAAGGGATTTTGTGAAATACGCCTCGGCAGCCGCTTTCAGTCTTGGAGCTGGAAGTTTGCTTGAGGCAGCAGGGCATTCAGAGAAGCCGAATTTCGTTTTCATTATGGCAGACGACTGCACGTTTCGTGATATAGGCTGCTACGGCGGCGATGCCCACACCCCCAATATAGACAGACTCGCAAAGCAGGGAATGAAGATGAACAGCTGCTTTCAGGCCGCCCCGATGTGCTCGCCCACAAGGCACAACATCTATACAGGACTGTATCCGGTCAAGAGCGGGGCATATCCGAATCACACCTGCGCAAAGGAGGGGACAAAGAGCATAGTTCATTACCTAAAACCCCTCGGCTACAGGGTTGCCCTCTCGGGCAAGCGGCACATACAGCCCGAAAGCGTTTTTCCGTTTGAGTACAGCGGGAAGAAGCACAATCCTGATATGAAAGCTGTCGATAAAATGTTTTCTGAGTGCACAGAAAAGGACACTCCTTTCTGCCTGTTTGCGTGCTCTAATGAGCCGCATACGCCTTGGAACAAAGGCGACCCTTCTCAGTACGACCCGGATAAGATTGTGTTGCCTCCATATCTGCCCGATACGCCGATTATGCGTAAAAGGTGGGTTAAATATCTCGCTGAGATAACATACTACGATGATCAGGTGGGACATATTCTCGATCTGCTCGATAAACACAAGCTCTCAGATAATACGATGGTAATGGTTGTCTCGGAGCAGGGAAATTCTCTTCCGTTTGCCAAATGGACATGCTATGAAGACGGGCTCGGTTCGATTATGATTGTCCGCTGGCCAGGGAAGGTTAAGCCTGGCAGCGAGAGCGATGCAATCGTGGAATATGTGGATGTAACGCCTACCTTCATTGAAGCAGCGGGCGGGAATGTGCCTGAAGTTCTCGATGGAAGGAGTATGCTGAATCTTCTCACAGGCAAAACTGACAAGCACAAGAAATATACATTCGGTCTCCAGACAACCAGAGGCATTTACTACAGTAAAGAGCCTTATCCGATCCGTTCAGTGAGAGATAAACGCTACCGTCTTATTTGGAACCTGATGCCGGATAACGAATTCCAGAATATGCTCACAGAAAGGCCTTATCCTGAGTTTAAGTCTATGATGGAGCTTGCCCAGAAGGGCGACAGGCACGCCAGGCACTTTACCCATAAATATCAGCATCGCCCTGAATTCGAGCTTTACGATGTAGTCGCAGACCCTGCTAATATCAACAACCTTGCAGACAACCCGGGCTATGAAGACACTTTCAAACGCCTCAAGGCAAAACTCGATGAATGGATGGCTCAGCAGGGCGATAAAGGCATAGAAACAGAGCTTAACGCAAAGAAGCGTCAGTGGAAATATGTAAGAAAACACAAAAACCAATAA
- a CDS encoding sulfatase family protein → MRRRDFVKYASAAAFSLGAGSLLEAAGHSEKPNFVFIMADDCTFRDIGCYGGQAHTPNIDKLATQGMKMNNCFQAAPMCSPTRHNIYTGLYPVKSGAHPNHTCAKDGTKSIVHYLRPLGYRVALSGKRHIHPKSVFPFEYSRKNNNPDMKVIDELFHDSNENGSPFCLFACSNEPHTPWNKGDPSKYDSEDLKLRSYIPDTPVVRESLTKYLAEVTYFDKQVGQILDLLEKHNLAENTIVMVVSEQGNALPFAKWTCYEDGLGSIMIVRWPGKVKPGSESNAIVEYVDVTPTFIEAAGGKVPDVIEGRSMVNLLTGKTDKHKRYTFGIQTTNGIHFSKQPYPIRSVRDERYRLIWNLMPDNKFENAATERSKEFKSMLKLAENGDRHAKHFTHKYQHRPEFELYDVKADPANINNLADNPGYEDTFKRLKARLDEWMAQQGDKGIETELNADKRKWKNVKQNRNK, encoded by the coding sequence ATGAGACGAAGAGACTTTGTAAAATACGCTTCAGCAGCCGCTTTCAGCCTCGGAGCTGGAAGTTTGCTGGAGGCAGCAGGGCATTCAGAGAAGCCGAATTTCGTTTTCATTATGGCAGACGACTGCACATTCCGTGATATCGGCTGCTACGGCGGGCAGGCTCATACGCCCAACATAGACAAGCTCGCAACGCAGGGAATGAAGATGAACAACTGCTTTCAGGCCGCCCCGATGTGCTCGCCTACAAGGCACAACATCTATACCGGTCTGTATCCGGTTAAGAGCGGGGCACATCCGAACCACACCTGCGCAAAAGATGGCACAAAGAGCATTGTTCATTATTTAAGGCCTCTGGGCTACAGGGTTGCACTTTCCGGCAAGCGGCACATACACCCCAAAAGCGTTTTTCCGTTTGAATACAGCAGAAAAAACAACAACCCCGATATGAAGGTAATAGACGAGCTTTTCCACGATTCAAACGAAAACGGCAGTCCGTTCTGTCTGTTTGCGTGTTCAAATGAGCCTCATACGCCGTGGAACAAAGGCGATCCTTCAAAGTATGATTCGGAGGATTTGAAGCTGCGTTCTTATATACCGGATACGCCTGTTGTTCGTGAATCTCTTACCAAATACCTCGCAGAAGTAACATACTTTGATAAGCAGGTGGGGCAGATTCTCGATCTGCTCGAGAAGCACAACCTCGCAGAAAATACTATTGTGATGGTTGTCTCAGAGCAGGGCAATGCCCTTCCGTTTGCCAAGTGGACATGCTATGAAGACGGGCTGGGCTCAATTATGATTGTCCGCTGGCCCGGGAAGGTTAAGCCGGGCAGCGAGAGCAATGCAATCGTGGAATACGTGGATGTAACGCCTACCTTCATCGAAGCTGCGGGAGGAAAAGTTCCCGATGTGATTGAAGGCAGGAGTATGGTGAATCTTCTCACAGGCAAAACAGACAAACACAAGAGATATACTTTCGGCATCCAGACAACTAACGGAATCCATTTCAGCAAACAGCCCTACCCAATCCGGTCTGTTAGGGATGAGCGGTACCGGCTTATCTGGAATCTTATGCCTGATAACAAATTCGAAAATGCTGCAACTGAGAGGTCTAAAGAGTTTAAGTCTATGCTGAAGCTTGCAGAAAATGGCGACAGGCACGCAAAGCACTTTACCCATAAATATCAGCACCGTCCTGAGTTTGAGCTTTATGATGTTAAAGCAGACCCTGCAAACATCAACAACCTTGCAGACAACCCGGGCTATGAAGACACTTTCAAACGCCTCAAGGCAAGGCTTGATGAGTGGATGGCTCAGCAGGGCGATAAAGGCATAGAGACCGAGCTCAATGCAGATAAACGCAAATGGAAAAATGTAAAACAAAACAGGAACAAATAA
- a CDS encoding sulfatase-like hydrolase/transferase: protein MDNKVLSRRNFLKAAGAGVIAASAGSYGMAAPANRPNIVVVLVDDMGYSDIGCYGGEIDTPNLDKLAQNGVRFSQFYNTARCCPTRASLMTGLHPHQTGIGHMTNPPGTRKHDKGAVGYRGFLNKNNVTIAEVLKTAGYHTYMAGKWHLGMSERHLWPLQRGFDRFYGILSGASNFFRPEHPRGITRDNEQIEINDPNYYTTDAFTDNAIKFIKEQKDQEPFFLYLAYTAPHWPLHAKKEDVEKFRGKYMKGWDKLREERNKRQIEMGLLKDWEMAPRDARPWDSLSEKKKDEMDYRMAVYAAQVHSMDYNVGKLVDSLKKQGKLDNTLILFMSDNGGCAEGGELGGAPLDRVNNPKYYGCISYGRAWANASNTPFRRYKHYVHEGGIATPLIAHWPKATAKTKGTITHETGYLIDIMATCTDLAGAKYPEKFKGNDVHKSDGISLVPAIITGKREGHKYMFFEHEYHAAVRKGKWKAVRHKLWEDENKWELYDLEADRTELNDLAEKKPELVKELSQKWYEWAERVNCIPKPGRKVKR from the coding sequence ATGGACAATAAGGTTTTAAGCAGAAGAAATTTCCTCAAGGCAGCAGGTGCAGGCGTTATTGCTGCCTCAGCGGGGAGCTACGGAATGGCCGCTCCCGCAAACAGGCCTAATATAGTTGTTGTGCTCGTTGACGATATGGGGTATTCAGATATAGGCTGCTACGGCGGCGAAATCGACACCCCCAATCTCGACAAACTCGCCCAAAACGGAGTTCGTTTCAGCCAATTCTACAATACAGCAAGATGCTGCCCAACGCGTGCAAGCCTAATGACCGGCCTTCATCCGCATCAAACCGGAATCGGGCATATGACAAACCCTCCCGGAACAAGAAAGCACGACAAAGGAGCGGTAGGCTATCGCGGATTTTTGAATAAGAACAATGTTACCATTGCAGAAGTCCTGAAAACCGCCGGCTATCATACATATATGGCGGGCAAATGGCATCTTGGGATGTCCGAAAGGCATCTCTGGCCTCTCCAGCGAGGTTTCGACAGATTCTACGGCATATTATCCGGAGCTTCAAACTTTTTCCGCCCCGAACATCCGAGGGGTATCACACGGGATAATGAACAAATAGAAATAAACGACCCCAACTATTACACCACCGATGCATTCACAGATAATGCGATAAAATTCATTAAAGAGCAGAAAGATCAGGAGCCTTTCTTCCTGTATCTGGCCTACACCGCCCCTCACTGGCCGCTGCATGCGAAAAAGGAAGATGTGGAGAAATTCCGCGGGAAGTATATGAAGGGCTGGGATAAGCTTCGCGAGGAAAGAAACAAGCGTCAGATTGAGATGGGGCTCTTGAAAGACTGGGAAATGGCTCCGAGGGACGCAAGGCCTTGGGATTCGCTCAGCGAGAAAAAGAAAGACGAAATGGACTACCGCATGGCGGTTTATGCCGCTCAGGTGCATTCAATGGACTACAACGTAGGCAAGCTCGTTGACTCGCTCAAGAAGCAGGGCAAGCTGGACAATACGCTTATTCTGTTTATGAGCGACAACGGCGGTTGTGCAGAAGGCGGCGAGCTCGGCGGAGCCCCGCTGGACAGGGTAAACAATCCGAAATACTACGGCTGCATCTCTTACGGCCGTGCATGGGCTAATGCCTCGAATACGCCCTTCAGGCGATACAAGCATTATGTTCACGAAGGCGGAATTGCAACGCCTCTTATAGCCCACTGGCCTAAAGCTACAGCTAAAACAAAAGGCACAATAACCCACGAAACAGGCTATCTGATTGATATTATGGCTACCTGCACCGACCTAGCGGGAGCAAAATATCCCGAGAAATTCAAAGGCAATGACGTGCACAAATCTGACGGCATAAGCCTCGTCCCGGCAATAATTACGGGAAAAAGAGAAGGCCATAAATATATGTTCTTCGAACACGAGTATCATGCAGCCGTGAGGAAGGGCAAGTGGAAAGCGGTTCGCCATAAGCTCTGGGAAGACGAAAACAAATGGGAGCTTTACGACCTTGAAGCAGACAGAACAGAGCTTAACGATCTTGCAGAGAAGAAGCCTGAGCTGGTTAAAGAGCTCTCACAAAAGTGGTATGAATGGGCAGAGAGAGTAAACTGCATTCCAAAGCCGGGCAGAAAAGTAAAACGCTAA
- a CDS encoding alpha/beta hydrolase family protein, whose translation MINILKMYLFITAFCLAQTAQAEYDPLLKGESGEYITQELNVCYGAADREIPVLVYRPENAEARRPAILFSHGLGGSRYGCEYLGRHWAGAGFVCFFLQHPGSDSSIWEDLPAGERLKAFNQAANGKNYMHRINDVRAVLDFIEKKAKQKHDSLGKIIDPNSIGMSGHSFGAVTTQAVSGLSAWNGRKVYSDDRIRAAIALSPSVPKNSSADEAFGSVNRPWMLMTGTKDQSIIGTASPEERLKVYEALPAGDKYQIVLHNGKHLAFTDRQPRKWGKRNPNHHTIIKAASTAFWDSYLKNDPQAKEWLDGDKIAAILEPKDKWQKK comes from the coding sequence ATGATCAATATACTTAAAATGTATCTCTTTATTACTGCTTTTTGTTTAGCCCAAACAGCGCAGGCTGAGTATGACCCGCTTTTGAAGGGAGAAAGCGGTGAGTATATAACTCAGGAGCTTAATGTTTGCTATGGCGCAGCAGATAGAGAGATTCCGGTACTGGTTTACCGCCCCGAAAATGCCGAGGCAAGGCGGCCGGCCATATTGTTCAGCCATGGGCTGGGCGGTTCCAGATACGGCTGTGAATATCTCGGGAGGCATTGGGCTGGTGCGGGTTTTGTTTGCTTCTTTTTGCAGCATCCGGGCAGCGACAGCTCGATATGGGAAGACTTGCCAGCTGGAGAGAGGCTGAAAGCCTTTAATCAAGCCGCTAACGGGAAAAACTATATGCACAGAATAAACGATGTTCGGGCTGTGCTGGATTTTATAGAAAAGAAGGCAAAGCAAAAGCATGACTCGCTGGGTAAAATCATAGACCCAAACTCTATCGGGATGTCCGGGCACTCATTTGGAGCTGTTACCACACAGGCAGTAAGCGGGCTGAGCGCGTGGAATGGGCGAAAGGTTTATTCGGATGACAGAATCAGGGCAGCTATAGCTCTGAGCCCTTCAGTGCCCAAGAATTCATCTGCTGATGAGGCTTTCGGCTCTGTTAATCGCCCTTGGATGCTTATGACAGGCACGAAAGACCAAAGTATAATCGGAACTGCATCTCCGGAAGAGAGGTTAAAGGTGTATGAAGCCTTGCCGGCGGGGGATAAGTATCAGATTGTTCTTCATAACGGAAAACACCTTGCATTTACAGATCGTCAGCCCCGAAAATGGGGAAAAAGAAACCCCAACCACCACACAATAATAAAGGCAGCGAGTACTGCGTTTTGGGATTCATACTTAAAAAATGACCCGCAGGCGAAAGAGTGGCTTGATGGGGATAAGATTGCCGCTATCCTTGAACCAAAGGATAAGTGGCAAAAGAAATAA